CGCGCGTGTACGCGCTCATCCGCGACGGTCTGCTGCCGGCCGTGCGCTTGGGCCGTCAGGTCCGGGTTGCTCCTGACGTCCTCGAGGAGTGGATCCGCACAGGCGGCCAGGCCCTCCCTGGCGGGTGGCGGCGTGAGTCGGAAGGCGACGGCGAGCGTTCGTCCAGTCCATAGGTTGCGGTTGGATCGGCCGACTCCCTCGTTCGCGCCGACCGAAAAGGAGAAAAGCGCGGAGGTGCCCCCGTGCCCGTACAATGGACCAGTGGCGGACACATCCGAGCAGGTGATGCGCATGGCAGATGAACCACGCCGGCGACAGCCGAGCGACTTCATGCGAGCGCGGCGTCCCGAGCTCTTCTCGGACACCGTGATCGCGCCGC
This Acidobacteriota bacterium DNA region includes the following protein-coding sequences:
- a CDS encoding helix-turn-helix domain-containing protein; the protein is MYALIRDGLLPAVRLGRQVRVAPDVLEEWIRTGGQALPGGWRRESEGDGERSSSP